In the Microcebus murinus isolate Inina chromosome X, M.murinus_Inina_mat1.0, whole genome shotgun sequence genome, GCACATTTATAACTTCAAGGTTTGAGCATGGAGTGAACCTATCAATGCCATTTCTCCAACAGCACATGTCGCTTCTTATCTCTGCGACACACTGTGGTAATTCCTGCAATATTGAAGGTATCTATCTACATTATTAGTATGTTTGTTATTTGGATGTGTGATCAGTGATGTCTGATGTCGCTATTGCACTTATTTGGGCCCCACAAACTACAGCCACAGCAGACAGAAAATGTAATTGGCAAACGCTGTGTGTTCTGATGCTCCACAGGTCAGCTGTTccccctctgtctccctgtcctTGGGCCTCAGTATTCCCTGAGTTGCAACACTATTGAAATTATGCCAATTAACCACCCTCAATTAGAGATTGGGGATGATGGTGGACTAGAGAAAgcgccagccacagtggctctgCAAGTAAGATTGATTTtacaagaaagtgaagaaagaagcAGGCAGACAGACACGGATCgcatgagggagggaaggaaggtgcctGAAACCGCAGGAGGCTCCACGGGAAGACGTGGCTGGGCAcaagtggaaggagaaaggcgTCGGCAGGGTCTAACCCCAAGAGGCgtggagaccagcgacaagggtaggtggagcggtgacatttcccctcccttgcgtgtcagactgctggtgggctcctgagcggttggagagacctgccgacagcagcccagagacggccggtGCCCGGGAGCGGTCAGCCTCTTGTGGACCggacaccaggctcccagcccccccGGCACTTCCCTGCCGGCAGACGCGGGCCCATGGGCAGGCGCCATATAGCTCCATTCTCCACTTGCCACCCCTCCCCGTTACTGCAGAAAGACTATTTAGCCACCATCTGGAGGCATCCACGGAGAAGAGGACCTATCCTTTTGGGGCTCTGTGACAAAATGAGGGGcacttggactgtgagctccctactgcCAGCCATACCCGGTGCCgcctgcctggtgactccagcagagtggggcaaatcctgaggcagagagaccctgatccagcttgggcaccctgtgggggACTTGAGactagcactcctctccctggcagggtcagggattgatctctggggcccaggggacaggggacaggggacaggcctgcagaccagatcctgtgcactcAGCTCTTGATTGCATTGCCCGGGGATACAGAAGGGATATCTGGGAAGCAGCCTACCGAGgcgtgtgtgccttcaggggcaggtcagcgtgcttgaggggcaaccATGGTCCCATAGCAGGTTCTGCACCCAGCTCAGGCTGCGATTtggggcagggaacctcctggccggcatcacagccaggggagatccgttgacttgaggtcctgcctgctgggaggggcccaggagaaaccacagaacaggggagggtggaaaggagccaggcccgctccagactgcagctctcagacagccccaccaccacaTGAGGACTTTtcagctgagtggggccatttcggcccctccctggcagctttgcacagaagcagagaatagaccTTTGATCCCAGCCTACAGCATTTGTGGAGCCTGAGgtcaggctcacccaacccagctccgcccagcctcactcccctacctgccccactgaggtggagaataaggacacacctggacatcccaggccccgcccaccagctgaggcaccagagtgcctctccagaggaacaagaaattgaaatattaaagaaaaatcaaacagaacttctcaaaatgaacaatttattgaGGGAATGACACAACtgagtggaaagcctcaaaacgAGGGCAGATCAAAGACAGGAAGAATCTGAGGGctggaaaataaacttttgaacCAAACAAGTCTCTGAACTGAACACTTGGCCCCGAAGCGGCCTGGCGCCGCCTGCCAGGAGCACGGGGTGCGGGCCGCGCCGGCTACTGCTGCTCCGGGCCGTCCGGGGTGGCTCTGACGAGAGCCTTTGGGGGCCGCTGctccggcggggcgggggcggcgtaCTTGCTGCGCGTGTATCTGAGCACGGCCTTGTTGCCCGCGGACACGGCGAACTTGCCCATCTCCCCGGGCAGCGTGAGGCGCACGGCCGTCTGCACCTCTCTGGCGGTGATGGTCGAGCGCTCGGTGTAGCGCGCCAGCCGGCCGGCCTCCTCGGCGATGCGCTCGAAGATGTCGTGGACGAACGAATCCATCACCCTCACGGCcgcaggggacaggcggaggtcGTCGTGCACCAGCTTCAGGACCCTGGGGAAGTAGGTGGCGAAGCTGTCGCGGTCACGGCTGGAGCGGCGGCTGCGACGCCTCGGCTGCTTCTGCTTCTGGGTCGTCGTGGCCGATTCAGCCTCTTCAGGTGCCTGGGCCGATTCAGCCTCTTCAGGTGCCTGGGCCGATTCAGCTTCTTCAGGTGCCTGGGCGCCGGGGCAGGCCTCAGAGGACAGCTCGGACGAGGGCTCGGCCATGGCGGAGACAGCAGTCGGGGCTCTGGACAAGCGAAGATGGAGGCTTGGAGCCGTTGGGGACCCGTTTTCCCGCGCTGGGCTTCCCAACGTCACGGGCCACGTGGCCATTGACTGGATGGAATGTCACGAGGTGAGCCTATCAGAGAGCCTCGCTGTCCTGAAGGTGATTGGATGGTGCTCCTGTGGCTGGgtgtggcatgcacctgtcacTGCGGGCTCCTGCCGT is a window encoding:
- the LOC142865912 gene encoding histone H2B-like, translated to MAEPSSELSSEACPGAQAPEEAESAQAPEEAESAQAPEEAESATTTQKQKQPRRRSRRSSRDRDSFATYFPRVLKLVHDDLRLSPAAVRVMDSFVHDIFERIAEEAGRLARYTERSTITAREVQTAVRLTLPGEMGKFAVSAGNKAVLRYTRSKYAAPAPPEQRPPKALVRATPDGPEQQ